A section of the candidate division KSB1 bacterium genome encodes:
- a CDS encoding endonuclease domain-containing protein, which produces MRCIADFPPNVCIFCDGPAHDDPGQRETDERVRTELRARGYRVVVIRHDRDLQEQIRQYPEVFGRVGS; this is translated from the coding sequence ATGAGATGCATCGCGGACTTTCCACCCAACGTGTGCATATTTTGTGATGGCCCTGCGCACGATGACCCTGGGCAAAGGGAGACGGACGAACGCGTGCGCACCGAACTGCGGGCGCGTGGCTATCGCGTCGTGGTCATTCGTCATGATCGAGATCTCCAGGAGCAGATCAGGCAGTACCCGGAAGTGTTTGGCCGTGTTGGCTCGTAG
- a CDS encoding diacylglycerol kinase family protein, producing MNQSRFSLRQRGRSFRYAFRGLAILVREEHNARIHLVAAVGVIAAGVLFRLSRWEWVAVTFAIGLVFSFELLNSALERLADVVSPERSEAIGKIKDLSAAGVLMSALTALVIGLWVFVPKIVALW from the coding sequence ATGAATCAAAGCCGCTTTTCCTTGCGCCAGAGGGGGCGCAGCTTTCGCTACGCCTTTCGAGGGCTGGCGATCTTGGTCCGCGAAGAGCACAACGCCCGCATCCACCTGGTGGCGGCCGTCGGCGTGATCGCGGCCGGAGTGCTTTTCCGCCTGTCACGTTGGGAGTGGGTGGCGGTGACCTTTGCCATCGGCCTTGTTTTCTCGTTCGAGCTCCTGAACTCGGCCCTGGAGCGTCTGGCGGATGTGGTCAGCCCGGAGCGCAGCGAGGCCATCGGCAAGATCAAGGACCTATCAGCTGCCGGGGTGCTCATGAGCGCCCTGACCGCCCTGGTTATCGGCTTGTGGGTCTTTGTGCCAAAGATTGTGGCATTGTGGTAG